GGCCCCCGGTGGCGGGGATGCGATAGATCTGCGGGCTGCCGCCGCGATCGGAAGTGAAATAGATCCACTTGCCGTCATGGCTGTAGGCCGGCTCGGTGTCGATGCTCGAGGAGGTGGCCAGGCGCTGGATGCCGGAGCCGTCCACGTTGATGGTGTACATCTGCGACAGCCCGTCCTTGGTCAGCACCACCGCCAGGCGCTGGCCGTCGGGCGACCACGCGGGGGCGGAGTTGGAGCCCTTGAAGTTGGCGACCACCGACTGGAGGCCGGCGGCCAGGTCGTGCACGTACACGATCGGCTTCTTGAGCTGGAAGGACACGTAGGCCAGCTTCTTGCCGTCGGGCGACCAGGCCGGCGAGATGATCGGCTCGCGCGAGTTGAGCGCGGTCTGCGCGTTGGCGCCGTCCGAGTCGGCGATCTGCAGCTTGTAGTTGGTGCCGCTCTTGACCACGTAGGCGATGCGGGTGGAGAACACGCCCTTGAGACCGGTGATCTTCTCGAAGATGACATCGGCGATGCGATGCGCGGTGGCCCGGTACTGGTCCGGCGTCATGGTCATCACGATGGCGTCGAGCTGCTGCTCCTGGCGGGTGTCGTAGAGGCGCATGCGCACTTCGAAGCGGCCGGCGCCCACGTCGCGCACGCTGCCCACGGCGACCGCGTCGGCGGCGCGGGTGCGCAGCCAGGCGAAGTCGGGCAGCGATCCCTCGGGCAAGGCCACCGGGCCCAGTTCGACGAGGCTGAACAGGCCGCTGCGTTCCAGGTCGGCGCGGATCACCTCGGTGACGCTGCGGGGCAGCTGGGACTCGCCTTCCATGACCGACACGGCCACCGGGAAGCGGTTCGCACCGGCGCCGGTGATCTCGATCGACAGCTGCGCGTGCGCCGCCATGGCGGCGAGCGAGAGCAGGAGGGTGAAGAAAAGGCGAAGCAAATCAGTCAGTTTCATCATGGTGAAAGGCATCCGGCGGATTATACCCAACCCCTATCGGTCTTCGAGGGGGCGGAATGTAAGCTCGAGTGTACGCGAGAACAGCGACGGGTCGTCCGGCTGCGGCAGCGGATCCGATTTCTGGATGGCGCGGCGGATCGCGTCGTCCAGCGTCGGGGTGCCGGTGCTCTTCTTCAGGCGGATGTCGAGGACCGTGCCGCCCGGCCCCTGGGTGACGACGAACACCGCTTCCGGGTTGCCGCTCAGGCCCGGCGGGCGGATCAGGTTGTAGCGCACCTTGCCGCGGATCTTGTCGATGTAGGTCTCGAGCGCACGGGTGCGCGCCGCCGACGCCGCCTCCTGGCGCAGCAGCTCGGCCTCGCGGGCGCGCTGGGCGTCGAGGGCGAGCAGCTCGTCCATGCGGCTGTTCTCGATGGCGCGCGCCTTCTCGTCAGGCTTCGGCTTCGGTTGCGGCTTGGGCTTGGGTTCCGGCTTCTTCTCGGGCTTGGGCGCGGGTTTCGGCTCCGGCTTCGGTTCGGGCTTCTTCTCCGGCTTCGGTTCCGGTTTCTTCTCCGGGGTCTTGATCTGCGGCGGCTTGGGCTCGGGCTTGGGCGCGGGTTTCGGTTCCGGCTTCGGCTGGGGCTTGGGTTCCGGCTTCGGTGCCGGCGGGGGCGTCGGCGTCGGCTCGGGCTTGGGTTCCGGCTTGGGCTGGGGCTTGGGCGTCGGGCGCTGCGCCACCGGCGGGGCGGGCACCAGCGAGACCTGCACCGCCGCGGGCGGCTCGGTCTGCCAGCGGATGCCGAAGAACAGGAACACGAACAGGGCGACGTGCACCAGCGCGGCCAGCACTGCCGAGGGCCACTTGCCCGGAGCGGTGCTCGGATAGAACTCGCGTGCGTCCAGTGGGGCGTCCATGAGGCCTTACTTGCGGGGGGCTTCGCCGCGCTGCACGAGCAGGCCGATCTGTTCGATGTGGGCCTGCTGGAGGCGGTCCATGACCTGCATGATCGCCTCGTAGCGGGCCGCCTTGTCGCCGGCGATCAGCACCGGGCGTTTCCTGGCACCCGACTGCAGCGCCTGCAGTTCGCCGACGAGGGCGTCGAGCGCCATGGGGCGCGGATCGCCGGCGCCGTCGCGCAGGGCGACCGAGCCGTCGGCCTTGACCACCACGCTCACCGGCTCGGCCGGGGCGTCGGACGACTTGCCGACGCTGGGCACGTCGATGCTGCCGGTCTGGATCATCGGTGCCGTGACCATGAAGATCACCAGCAGCACGAGCATCACGTCGATGTAGGGCACGACGTTGATCTGGTTCATGAGGCGGCGCTGGCGCATGGGGCTCTCCGGCGTCGGTCAGCGCAGCTGGCGCTGCAGGATGTTGGAGAATTCTTCCATGAAGCTCTCGGAGCGGATCGAGAGCCGGTCGATGTCATGGGCGAAGCGGTTGTAGGCGACCACCGCGGGGATCGCCGCGAACAGGCCGATGGCCGTCGCCACGAGGGCCTCGGCGATACCCGGTGCGACATGGGCGAGGGTGGCGGAGGAGACGTTCGACAGACCGCGGAAGGCGTTCATGATCCCCCACACGGTGCCGAACAGGCCCACGTAGGGCGACACGGAACCGACCGAGGCGAGGAAGGCCAGATGCGCCTCGAGTTCGTCGATCTCGCGCTGGTAGGTGGCGCGCATGGCGCGGCGGGCGCCGTCGACGACGGTCTCGGGGGAGGCGTTCTTGGCGCGCAGCTTGGAGAACTCGCGGTAGCCCGATTCGAAGATCCGCTCCATGGGGCCGGAGTTGTGGCGGTCGTTGCTGGCGCTCTGATACAGGTGGTTGAGATCGCCACCGCTCCAGAATTCACGCTCGAACACCGCGGTCTTGCGCCGCGCGGCGCCGATGGCGAACCATTTGCGGAAGATCCAGTACCAGGAGGTGAAGGAGACGGCCGCCAGGATGGCCATGACGAACTTCACAATCAGGCTCGCCTCGGCGATGAGGGACAGGATCGACAGGTCTTGGGTGATGGGCATGGGGGTCAGGCCGACGCTTCGATGGATTGGCGGATATGTGCCGGGATGGGCGCGGGGCGACCGCGCCGGGTATCCAGGCACGCGATTGAGACCGTGGCGGTGAACAGGCGTTCAGTACCCCGATCGACATATTGGGAAAATTCCAGGCTGGCGCGGCGGGTGGCGTCGACCGCGGTGACGACGGTCAGGGTGTCGTCGAGGCGCGCGGGGCGCAGGTAATGGCCCTGCACCGTGCGCACCACGAAGGCCAGGCCGGTCTCGTCCATCAGGATCTGCTGGTCGAAGCCGCGCTCGCGCAGCCACTCGGTGCGGCCGCGCTCGCAAAAACGCCAGTAGTTTGCGTAATACACAACGCCAGCGGCGTCGGTATCCTCGTAATATACCCGCAGGGTGAGACGTGATTCTTGCACAGCATCTGCTCGAAGCCGGATGGGTCGAGGCGCTATTGTAGCCACAAGCGATCGGGCCGTTGGCTTTGGCATTTGGTTACATTTCCTCTCAACCATGGGCGTGTGTCCGCCGGCGAGGGAAGACAGTGGTATGCTCGAACGACTCATGCGAAAGGCTTGATCGCTTCAGGAGGGAGTGCGATCTTGGCAGGTCCATCTAACAAACAGAAAGCATCCGGCCACAACGACGGACGCGGTCCGCGTTCCGAACTGTCGACGCTGGACTTTGCCGCCGCCGGTGGCGACGTGGCCCGTGCACTTGCCGAATGTGCGGGCAAGATGGAAGTGCACGAGGGCGGTGACGACTTCTCGTCCATCGCCGAAGAGGCGGCCGTCCTCTACGCCAATGGTCAGAACGACGCCGCCGCCGCGGTGCTGGCGGCCTTCGTCGATAGCCTTCCGATCGGGCAGGGTGAGTTCATGTGGATGATGCTCATCGACCTGTACAAGCTCACCGGCATGCGCGCCGAGTTCGACGAGCGCGTCATCGCCTACGCGCGCAGTTTCGAAAAGTCGCCGCCGGCCTGGGACGTGGCCGACGCGCCGGCACAGAAGAGCAAATCCAGTTCCCCCTCGGTGGCCATGGGCGCGGCCCTGACCGAAGAGGTGGGCAAGCAGTTCGTGCGCGTGCGCGAGACCGCCCTCAAGCACGGCGCCGTGCGCATCGACCTGTCGCGCCTGCGCTCGGCCGACGACGCCGGCTGCACCCTGTTTCGCGATCTGGTGGGTGCGCTGCGCGAGCAGGGGGTCACCGTCAAGCTGTCGGGCTGCGCCGCGGTGGCGGCAATGCTCGGCGGCCAGGTGACCGTCGGCCAGGCGGAGAACCGCAACATGTGGTTGCTGCTGCTCGACATGCTCCAGCACACCGACGACATGGACCGCTTCGAGGAAGTGGCGGTGGACTATGCGGTGACCTTCGAGGTCTCGCCGCCGTCGTGGGAAGCCCCTTCGATGGAGGCGATGGCAACCACCACCGACATCGAGTCCACGCCGGCCGCACCGCAGGGCTTCGCGCTCGAAGGCGAGCTGCTCGGCGCCAACGCCGAAGGCATCCGCAAGCTGGCCGCCTATGCGGCCGATCACGCCGCGGTGGAGGTCGACTGTTCGCGTCTGCGTCGTGTCGATTTCGTCGCTGCGGGGAGCCTGTTCAATGTGCTCTCGACCCTGCAGGGCCAGGGCAAGCTGGTGTCGCTGAACCGGGTCAACGCCATGGTGGCGGCGCTGCTGCGGGTGATGGGGATCGATCAGGTCGCCCGCTTGCAAATTCAGGCATAGTCCCCAGCTAAGTAGCTCCGGGCGTCCCGCGCCCCCGTCAAACCGGCCCGTGCACGGGCCGTCAGGATTCATCATGGAACAGTATCACGGCACCACCATCCTTTCGGTGCGGCGCGGCCGTCGCGTCGCCCTGGGCGGGGATGGGCAGGTCACATTGGGCAATATCGTCGTCAAGGGCAGCGCCCGCAAGGTCCGGCGCATCTACCAGGACCGCATCCTCGCCGGTTTCGCCGGCGGCACGGCGGATGCCTTCACCCTCTTCGAACGCTTCGAGGCCAAGCTCGAGAAGCACCAGGGCAACCTGGTGCGCAGCGCCGTCGAACTGGCCAAGGACTGGCGCACCGACCGCATGCTGCGCCGGCTCGAAGCCATGCTGGCGGTCGCCGACGAGGAGAACTCCCTCATCATCACCGGCAACGGCGACGTGCTCGAGCCGGAAAAGGGCGTGGTGGCCATCGGCAGCGGTGG
The nucleotide sequence above comes from Nitrogeniibacter mangrovi. Encoded proteins:
- the tolB gene encoding Tol-Pal system beta propeller repeat protein TolB, with the translated sequence MMKLTDLLRLFFTLLLSLAAMAAHAQLSIEITGAGANRFPVAVSVMEGESQLPRSVTEVIRADLERSGLFSLVELGPVALPEGSLPDFAWLRTRAADAVAVGSVRDVGAGRFEVRMRLYDTRQEQQLDAIVMTMTPDQYRATAHRIADVIFEKITGLKGVFSTRIAYVVKSGTNYKLQIADSDGANAQTALNSREPIISPAWSPDGKKLAYVSFQLKKPIVYVHDLAAGLQSVVANFKGSNSAPAWSPDGQRLAVVLTKDGLSQMYTINVDGSGIQRLATSSSIDTEPAYSHDGKWIYFTSDRGGSPQIYRIPATGGRAERVTFEGSYNVTPRPSPDGLTMTFITRTANGFQVAIMDLATRQYAVLTDSSRDESPSFAPNSRMILYATEVGGRGVLSAVSSDGRIKQRLSVKAADVREPAWGPLMQ
- a CDS encoding energy transducer TonB; the encoded protein is MDAPLDAREFYPSTAPGKWPSAVLAALVHVALFVFLFFGIRWQTEPPAAVQVSLVPAPPVAQRPTPKPQPKPEPKPEPTPTPPPAPKPEPKPQPKPEPKPAPKPEPKPPQIKTPEKKPEPKPEKKPEPKPEPKPAPKPEKKPEPKPKPQPKPKPDEKARAIENSRMDELLALDAQRAREAELLRQEAASAARTRALETYIDKIRGKVRYNLIRPPGLSGNPEAVFVVTQGPGGTVLDIRLKKSTGTPTLDDAIRRAIQKSDPLPQPDDPSLFSRTLELTFRPLEDR
- the tolR gene encoding protein TolR, coding for MRQRRLMNQINVVPYIDVMLVLLVIFMVTAPMIQTGSIDVPSVGKSSDAPAEPVSVVVKADGSVALRDGAGDPRPMALDALVGELQALQSGARKRPVLIAGDKAARYEAIMQVMDRLQQAHIEQIGLLVQRGEAPRK
- the tolQ gene encoding protein TolQ, producing MPITQDLSILSLIAEASLIVKFVMAILAAVSFTSWYWIFRKWFAIGAARRKTAVFEREFWSGGDLNHLYQSASNDRHNSGPMERIFESGYREFSKLRAKNASPETVVDGARRAMRATYQREIDELEAHLAFLASVGSVSPYVGLFGTVWGIMNAFRGLSNVSSATLAHVAPGIAEALVATAIGLFAAIPAVVAYNRFAHDIDRLSIRSESFMEEFSNILQRQLR
- the ybgC gene encoding tol-pal system-associated acyl-CoA thioesterase, translating into MQESRLTLRVYYEDTDAAGVVYYANYWRFCERGRTEWLRERGFDQQILMDETGLAFVVRTVQGHYLRPARLDDTLTVVTAVDATRRASLEFSQYVDRGTERLFTATVSIACLDTRRGRPAPIPAHIRQSIEASA
- a CDS encoding STAS domain-containing protein translates to MAGPSNKQKASGHNDGRGPRSELSTLDFAAAGGDVARALAECAGKMEVHEGGDDFSSIAEEAAVLYANGQNDAAAAVLAAFVDSLPIGQGEFMWMMLIDLYKLTGMRAEFDERVIAYARSFEKSPPAWDVADAPAQKSKSSSPSVAMGAALTEEVGKQFVRVRETALKHGAVRIDLSRLRSADDAGCTLFRDLVGALREQGVTVKLSGCAAVAAMLGGQVTVGQAENRNMWLLLLDMLQHTDDMDRFEEVAVDYAVTFEVSPPSWEAPSMEAMATTTDIESTPAAPQGFALEGELLGANAEGIRKLAAYAADHAAVEVDCSRLRRVDFVAAGSLFNVLSTLQGQGKLVSLNRVNAMVAALLRVMGIDQVARLQIQA
- the hslV gene encoding ATP-dependent protease subunit HslV — its product is MEQYHGTTILSVRRGRRVALGGDGQVTLGNIVVKGSARKVRRIYQDRILAGFAGGTADAFTLFERFEAKLEKHQGNLVRSAVELAKDWRTDRMLRRLEAMLAVADEENSLIITGNGDVLEPEKGVVAIGSGGAYAQSAAVALLENTDLPPEEIVSRALTIAADLCIYTNQHHTIEVLGGGS